The genomic stretch GGCTGTGGCCGTTCTCGACCCTGGGCTGGCCGGACGACACGCCGGACATGCGGCGTTTCTACCCGACCTCGGTGATGGAGACCGGGTACGACATCCTCTTCTTCTGGGTGGCCCGGATGATGATGCTCGGCCTGTTCCTGACCGACGTCGAGCCGTTCCACACCGTCTACCTCCACGGCCTGGTACGGGCGGAGGGCGGGGTCAAGATGAGCAAGACCAAGGGCAACGTGACCGATCCGGTCGAGCTCATCGACGAGATCGGAGCCGATGCCCTCCGCCTGGCGCTGACGATCGGCACCTCGCCGGGCAGCGACCAACGGCTGACGATGTCCAAGCTCGAGGGGGCGCGCAACTTCGCCAACAAGCTGTGGAATGCGGCGCGCTTCGTCCTGGGCAGCCAACTGCCGCCGGCCCCGGACGGATCCGCCGTCCCCGCGCCCGAGTCCCTGGCCGAGCGCTGGATCCGCTCGCGCCTGGCGGCGACCACTGCCGAGGCCGTTCGGCGCCTGGACCGATATGACCTGGGCGGCTACGCGGCCGCGGTGAGCGACTTCGCCTGGAACGACTACTGCGACTGGTATCTGGAGATGGCGAAGATCGAGCTCCGCGATCCGGACGCCTCGCCGGCGACCACCCTCCGGGTGTGGACGACAGGCGCCGAGGTCCTGGCCGACATCCTGCGGCTGCTGCATCCGGTGATGCCGTTCGTCACCGAGGAGGTCTGGGCCGCGCTGGGAGCCGCGCATCCGGCGGCGACCGCGAGTCCGCTGCTGCTCACCGCCAGCTGGCCGGCCCCCGCTCGTCGAGACCGCGCCGCCGAGGCTGCCTTCACCTCGATGGCGGAAGTGGTCCGGGCGGCACGCAACCTGCGGACCGAGGCCGGCATCCCTGCCGGCGCCATCGTTCCGCTGCGCCTCGTCCCCACTGACGCGGCCGCCGCCGAGGCCGCGGAGGCCGGCCGCCGCTACATCGAGCCGTTGGCCCGCGTTCGGTGCGAGATCCTCGCCCCCGATGCATCTGCCGCGGCCGCCGACCGGACAGCCACCGCGCTGGGGGCCATCTGGCTGCAGGCGGTTACGACCGGCGACGACCGGAGCGCCTCCCGTGCCGCCGAGCTGCGTCGTAGCCAGGCGCGGCTCGAGGCCCTGCTCGGCGATCCGAACTTCGTCGCCCGAGCCCCGGCGGCCGTCGTCGCGCGGGAGCGGCAGCGTTTGGCGGAGATCGAGGAACGGCTGCGCCAGATCGGCGAGTCGGCCGGGTCGGGGTAGAATCGCCCCGACCCAAACGCAGCAGGGGATTCGCGTGGGATTTCTGCGCCGCCGCAAGCCAGAGCCCGAGCCAGACAGCCAGCCGACGCCCGCCTTCGCGGCGGTCGGCGGCCGCCAGTACGCGGTGGCGCTGGCCTACCTGGCCCGCAGCGGCGACACGATTCGGCTCACCCCCGGACCCAAGGTCATTCAATCCCTGCCGCGGATCGTGGAACCGTTGACCATGGATGGCATCGAGGTGGTGTCTCCATTGCCGCTCGAGCTCGCGTCCGCCGCACCGGTGATCGAGCGCCTGTCGGACCTCGAGCAGTGGATCGTGGCCCGCCGCCAGGCCAGCCCCGTCACCCGCCACGCCCTGTTCGTGCTCGAGCAGACCGAAGCCGTGGACATGACCATCGACACCCTCGTCTGCGGCCTGCTGCTCGGGGAGGCCGATACATCCGGGTACCCCACCTTCGACGCCATCACGGGCGGCCTGGCCAGCCACTTCGACGACCTGACCGGCGAGCTGGTGGTGCGGGCCGTGGTCGGCTGGGGCGGCAAGGGCCAGCGGGGAGACACCGAGCGAAACGCGCACCGCCTGCTGAGCAACCTGCAGCAGCAGGTCCTGGCCTCCGGCTTGGCGGTGGGCACCGCCGACGTCCCGCTGAGCCGTGATGCCGGCGAGGGCAAGATCTGCGGCCACTGTGGCTTCGACGCCCGCGGCACGGGCGCCTTCTACTGCCCCAAGTGCGGGATGCGCCTCGGCGGGAACCCCTAGGGCATCGGTACATTCGGCCCATTGCCCGCACCTGACCCGGGCGTGGACACTGGTGCCCCAAGTCACCGCACCAAAGGGCACCGATGGAACGACCCCGAGTCCTGGTCGCCGCGCACGACGATGCCGCCGCCATCGCCGGCGCACTCGCACGCGCCGGATTCGAGGTCATCGGCAGCGAGGAAGACTTCGAGGCGGCCGTGGTCGAGGGACGCACGCCCGAGATGGCGGTCATCGACGCCGACCTGTCGCCCAGCACGGTGCGGCGCATCCATCGGCGCCTGAACGAGGCCCATCCGGTTCCAGCCTTGATCCTGCTGGGGGACGAAGCGGGCGAGCTGGACAATCTGTGGCAGGTCGGCGACGAGTTCGTCGTGAAGCCGATCATGCCTGACGCGCTGGTCTATCGACTCCAGGCCCTGCTCATTCGCTCCGGCTCCGCATCGGCCCCCAGCGTCGATCGTGACACCCCCGAAATCGGCGGGCACGACCCCGCCAATGCCCGGGTGATCGCGATCTTCGCGCCCAAGGGTGGGGTGGGCAAGACCACGGTGGCGGTGAACCTGGCCGTCGCACTGCGTATGCAGACTCGCCAGCGCGTCCTGCTCCTCGACGCGGATGCCGGCGTGGGCAACGTGACCGCGGTCATCGACGTGCCGGCCCGCCGCGGCCTGGCAGACCTGGCCGAGAGTCCCCCCGAGCACTGGAATGACGAGGCCTTCCAGTCCCTGGTCGTGAATCACGAGCCCAGCGGGCTGGACGTGCTGACCTGGGGCTTCGAGCCGGCCGACGCGGAGCGCATCGGCCCCGATCTCCTCATCGCGGCCGTGCGCTGGGCCCGGCAGCACTACGACCTGATCATCGTGGACACCCATCCCGGCTATGACGACCGGACGGTGGCCATGCTGTCGGTCGCCAACGAGATCCTCCTCACCGTCACCCCCGAAGTCGGGCCGCTCCGCAACAGCGCCCAGTTCATCCAGCTGGCATACGAGCTCGGGATCGACGACGCGATCAAGGTGGTCGCCAACCGCGCCAACCACGGGGTCAAGATTCGTGACATGGAGAGCGCCCTGGGCCGCCCCGTCATGGCGACCATCGTGTCGGCTGGGGTGACCGCGGTGATGGCGGCCAACGAGGGCCAGCCGCTGGTCCTGCGCTTCCCGCGCGAGAAGATCACGGCCGACCTCCATCGCCTGGCGCGCATCGTGGCCGGGACCGAAGAGGCCGGCCCGGCCGTTCAGCCGGAACGGCGTCGCTGGTCGGTCGCGTCCCTGCTCCGAGCCGGAGCCTGACCCTCAGCTGATCCGCGCCGCGCTGCGGCGTTGCTCCCACCGCCCGCCCCTGCGATCATCGCGCTCGGTGCCGACCTACGACTACCGCTGCCGCGACTGCGGCCACACGATCGAAATCATCCACTCCATCCTGGAGGACGGGCCGGAGGTCTGTGAGCGCTGCCGAGGGCCGATGCAGCGGGTCCTGCACCCGACCGGGGTGATCTTCCGGGGCAGCGGCTTCTACGTCACCGATTCGCGCTCGGCTCAAGAGACCGCCAGCCGCGACTCCGCGGCAAGTCCGGCCGAGAAGGGAAGTCCGGCCGAGAAGGGAAGTCCGGCCGAGGGGGGAGGGTCGGCCGAGGGGGGAAGTTCGAGCGGGGGCGGAGACTCGGAGCCGGCCGGTTCAACCGGTGGCACCCCGAAGGAATGATCAGGCGCTGAGGGTCTGGGGGGTGCCGCAGCGGCGGCAGAATCGCGCCGTGGAGGAGACGGTCAGGCCGCACGATCCGCACGGGCGGAGCGATGCGCGCTGGGCGCCTTCCATGAGGGCCCGGGTTGATGCATCCCAGACCGCGGCCAAGGCGGCGCTGCCGCCGGCCGCCGATCCTGCACCGCTCGACCGATAGGGCATCGCCGTACGCTGGCCGACCGACACCGTTCCCTCGCCCGGGTCGTCGATCCCCAGGCTGTCGAGCTGGCTGCGTCGCGCGGCGAGGCTCTCGGGCACCTCTTCCGTCGACGCTGCCACCGGAGGCGTGATTGGCCCGCGCAGGAACGTGTCGCGCAGGTCGCGCCGTGGGGTGCTGACGGGTGGCGGGGTCGTGGCTGGGACCTCCGGCTCGGCCGGGACCTCGGGCTCGGGCTCCTCGGCGACGACCGGCTCGGGCTCGGGCTCCTCGGCGACGACCGGCTCGGGGACGACCTCTTCCGCGACCTCGACAACGTCGGGTTCCACCTCGTCTGGTTCCACCTCGACCAGTTCGCCGTCGATGGCCCCCTCCGCAGGCGCGATGCTGTCGACAGCCGGCCACGTGAGCGCCTCCGCACTCGTCAGCAGAGCGGCGCCGTCCGCTGGCGCGGCCATGACCGGCAGGCCCGCAATCCGCTGGTCGAATCCAGCGATATCGTCGACGCCGACCAGCGGCACGCAGGAGCGGCAGCGCCCTGCGTCATCGTTCCAGCAATTGACGCAGGTGTAGCGCCGGCAGTCGAGGCAGAAGTTGAAGGCCTGCTGGAACGCCTCGATCTGGACCGCCGCGAGCGTTTCCTCCTCGGCCCGCATGGCGTCGTTGATCGAGTCCGACAGGGTGTCGGTGCTCATGATGAACGCCCGCAGACCGCTCACCAGGCCGCGCGTTTTCCGCCCGGTCGACAGCGGCTCGGGCGCGCCGAATTCATAGCGCGTGCCGCAGCGCTCGCAGAACGATTCGGTGAGGATCTCAGTCGTCATCGGTATGCCCGTCTCGCACGGGCCGCCAGTATAGCCACGACCTGCCCGATGACCCGATCGGGCCAAAGTACCGCGATCGGCGCCGTTGGTACCCCGTGCTAGCATCGCTGGCCGTGGGCATGTTCCGGCGCCTCGAGGACTTCCTCGAGCGGCTCGTTGAGGCGCCCGCTGGTCGGCTCGGAGCGGCACCACCCCAACCGGTGACACTCGCCAAGCGGATCGAGCGCGCGATGGACACCAACAAGCGGTTCAGCGAGGGCGGCGTGATCGTCCCGAACCGATACGCCCTGCACCTCAACCCGGCCGATTACGCGCCATTCGACGCCTACCACGGATCACTGGAGGATGACCTCGCCCACGACGCGCTGACCCGCGCCCGACGCCTCGGGTACCGGCTGGTGGCACGCCCGCGGGTGGTCCTGCGCCCGGATCCGATGGTGCCGCGCGGCGAAGTGCGGGTGGCAGCCGCGGTGGCCGACGAGGAGTCCGACACGCCAGCGGCGGCGACTCCTGACCCGACCAACACGAGCGTGCTGGCCCGACCCGGCCATGCGGTGCCCGAGCCGGACTCGGCGTCCCGCGCGTTCCTGGTAGTGCAGACCGATGGCGCCGCGCCGGCCCGATTCGACCTCGGTGGCGCGCTGATCGCGATCGGCCGCGCGGCCGACAACGACGTCATCCTGGACGACCCGCAGGTGAGCCGCCATCACTGTCAGCTGAAGCTCCAGCACGGCGCGTACGGCTTCGTCGACCTGCAGAGCCGAAACGGCTCCGCCGTCAACGGCCGGCCGGTGGAGGAGATTGCGCTGGCGGACGGGGACCGGATCCGGATCGGCAGCACCAGCGTCGAGTTCCGGCTGCGCGGATGACGTTCCTCGCCCCGTGACCAACGAGCTCCTGCGGCTGCTTCTCCTCGCGCTGCAGCTCGGGTTCCTTGCCCTCCTGTTCGTCATCCTGTACCGCTTCGCGCGCGCCCTGCGGGCCGATCTGCGCCAGGCCGAGGCCACCGCGGCCGCAACGCGGACGGGCATGGGCCGCCTGGTGGTCCTCGAATCGCCGGGGGAGGAGCCGTCGGTCGGGCGCGTCCTGCAGATCGGGCCCATCACCACCCTGGGCCGCGACCTGAACAGCACGATCTACCTCGATGACGAATTCGCCAGCGGCACCCACGCCGCGCTCACCTTCCGGGGTCGGGCCTGGTACGTCGAGGACCGGCGCAGCACGAACGGGACGTGGGTCAACGGCCACCGCATCCAGCGCCCGGTGGCCCTGTCATACGGGGACGAGCTGGTGGTGGGCCGCGTCCGGTTCCGCCTCGAGCGCTGAGGGTGTACCGCCTGGCCGCCCGTCGCATTGAGCTCGGGCTCCTGATCCCGGTCCTGCTGCTCGTCCCGTTGGGAGTCGTCGTCACGCACATCGCGCAGTCAGGACTGGCCGAGCCCGGGCCGCTGGCCGTGGCCATCGTGTTCGTCGGCCTCATGCTGGGCGCCCA from Chloroflexota bacterium encodes the following:
- a CDS encoding DUF3662 and FHA domain-containing protein encodes the protein MFRRLEDFLERLVEAPAGRLGAAPPQPVTLAKRIERAMDTNKRFSEGGVIVPNRYALHLNPADYAPFDAYHGSLEDDLAHDALTRARRLGYRLVARPRVVLRPDPMVPRGEVRVAAAVADEESDTPAAATPDPTNTSVLARPGHAVPEPDSASRAFLVVQTDGAAPARFDLGGALIAIGRAADNDVILDDPQVSRHHCQLKLQHGAYGFVDLQSRNGSAVNGRPVEEIALADGDRIRIGSTSVEFRLRG
- a CDS encoding FmdB family zinc ribbon protein → MPTYDYRCRDCGHTIEIIHSILEDGPEVCERCRGPMQRVLHPTGVIFRGSGFYVTDSRSAQETASRDSAASPAEKGSPAEKGSPAEGGGSAEGGSSSGGGDSEPAGSTGGTPKE
- a CDS encoding class I tRNA ligase family protein, with the translated sequence LWPFSTLGWPDDTPDMRRFYPTSVMETGYDILFFWVARMMMLGLFLTDVEPFHTVYLHGLVRAEGGVKMSKTKGNVTDPVELIDEIGADALRLALTIGTSPGSDQRLTMSKLEGARNFANKLWNAARFVLGSQLPPAPDGSAVPAPESLAERWIRSRLAATTAEAVRRLDRYDLGGYAAAVSDFAWNDYCDWYLEMAKIELRDPDASPATTLRVWTTGAEVLADILRLLHPVMPFVTEEVWAALGAAHPAATASPLLLTASWPAPARRDRAAEAAFTSMAEVVRAARNLRTEAGIPAGAIVPLRLVPTDAAAAEAAEAGRRYIEPLARVRCEILAPDASAAAADRTATALGAIWLQAVTTGDDRSASRAAELRRSQARLEALLGDPNFVARAPAAVVARERQRLAEIEERLRQIGESAGSG
- a CDS encoding FHA domain-containing protein, encoding MTNELLRLLLLALQLGFLALLFVILYRFARALRADLRQAEATAAATRTGMGRLVVLESPGEEPSVGRVLQIGPITTLGRDLNSTIYLDDEFASGTHAALTFRGRAWYVEDRRSTNGTWVNGHRIQRPVALSYGDELVVGRVRFRLER
- a CDS encoding AAA family ATPase yields the protein MERPRVLVAAHDDAAAIAGALARAGFEVIGSEEDFEAAVVEGRTPEMAVIDADLSPSTVRRIHRRLNEAHPVPALILLGDEAGELDNLWQVGDEFVVKPIMPDALVYRLQALLIRSGSASAPSVDRDTPEIGGHDPANARVIAIFAPKGGVGKTTVAVNLAVALRMQTRQRVLLLDADAGVGNVTAVIDVPARRGLADLAESPPEHWNDEAFQSLVVNHEPSGLDVLTWGFEPADAERIGPDLLIAAVRWARQHYDLIIVDTHPGYDDRTVAMLSVANEILLTVTPEVGPLRNSAQFIQLAYELGIDDAIKVVANRANHGVKIRDMESALGRPVMATIVSAGVTAVMAANEGQPLVLRFPREKITADLHRLARIVAGTEEAGPAVQPERRRWSVASLLRAGA